The nucleotide sequence TAGAGTTACTGTTCCGGTGGCAACGCCAAGGCCTAATCCTGCTAACCAGCCACCAACCGCCTGAGATACGACCGGGATTGGAGCAAAAGCCAGCACAATACCGGCGGCAAATAAGAGGAAACCGAAAATTTTTGCAGCCATTGAGGTTTTGTTGCCCTCTTTGGTCGCTTTAGCCCAGGCTTCCATTTTCTCTTTGCGGTTTGGCTCTGCAGGTTGAGCATTATCAGGTTTTGCTTTAACCAACGCGGCATAATCTGCTCCCTGATCAGCAAGCATCATTTGACGCAACTGCTCAGAGGAAATTTTAACCGTTGCCCAGTTATATTTTTCCTTTGTGCTTAAAGGTGTCTTACCTGCTTTTATTTGCTCTTCATGCAGCTCGCGAGAATCAATTTTTTTCTGTAAGAAAGGAGATAACTCACCGGCCGCTCCTGTTTTACTGTGTGATTCACCTGTCCTCGTATTGTGTTTGCCTGGAGCACTTGCTTCAACACCAACCATAACTATGTTGGTATCCTGGTGTAAGTACATGTGGCCCCACTCACCAGATTCATCGGGATTTTTACCCAAACCGCCTGAAGCGCCTTCTCGACTGGCTATATGATTTCCACCAATCGCCAAGTTGATTCCAGCATGTTTAGAAGCGCCTACTAGCGCACGGAACGCATCCGAAATAGCGCCTAACAAACCGGATTTAGCTTCTGCTGGACTGCCATTCGCATCTGTGCCGCCAGCGCGATGGGTAGCGAAAGCACGGGTTTTAGCCTGGCTATTGGTGATGAAAGCGTAGAATTGTTGTTGTTCTTCGGCTGACAGAGCACTGACATCAAAGTTAACTCGACCGCCATGAGTTAGGTATTCACCAATCGGATAGGCATCATCTGGCGCTTGGCCATTTACTGTCAAAGTACCTGATTTGATAGCTAATAAAACTCTGCCTAATGCCTTGGAATTTTCGGTAGGATTGCGTAAGGTATCTTCCAATAAAGTGAGTCCATCGCGTGGCATTATTTCAGCCATTTTGGATTTGCCATAAGCAATCAGCTCTTCATCCTCTGCTTCTGGATGTTCTTTTAAATATTGTAAAATTAAATCACCCATCTTTAAAGTTGCATGTTTGTAACTCGCCTCGACATTTTCAAACGAAGGGCTTCCTAGGAAATAGGTCATTAAGTCAGAGTCTTTAAAATTGTCGCGATAAATTCTCTCCATTGCTTCATAAAGCGTGAGGTCGCCATTTTCTGCTTTCAGGATTTCTAAACGTTCACGCAAACGCGCCCCTCGCATTTCTCCACGGGTAGCGGGACGATTCGAAAAAGCAAGGCTTTCATCACTGTCTTTACGTTTGATGGCAAATTTTGCTCTTACCCGCTCATCTTGTTCATTTTTAGCAGGTAAAACAAACTCCATATCTTTGAGTTGTAGACCCTGCATAAACTGGATATCAGCTTCTTCTACGTTCCTATCTAGGATACTGTCTCCCTGATTTTCTAGTTTGTTGTTGAAGAATTGGCGGCTGATTACTGCCAGCATAGGGAAAAACTGCTCATCATTAAAAGGGTTATTTGTAGGCATTTTGCACCTTCACTAATTTAATTTGTTGTATTTAGTATATCGCAATAACCTTATGGGAAAATTAAGGGCTAATTTTTGCTCCAAAATGTATGCGTTATAGTTTTTATCTCATTTAGTATCATACCATTCTGATACCTGCTCTGCCCTGTTTTGCCTTCCACACGACGACCCTAAATCGCTTTTTAACTGGGTTCGCAAACCCTACTTTAAAGCGCGAAGGGTAGATGTTTTTTCTACTACCACTTTGGCTTTATTGCGTCGTGGACGTCGAGTTCACCAGCCGTTGTCAGCTCTCTTATAGTTAATAAGACTTCTTTTCTAGCCAACTCTAATTTCAATGCTTCATAATTGGCACTTAAATCGGCTATCACTTTGGCTGGTTCAGTTGCTTCCATATTAGCCAGCATATCTGTAATGGCTTTTTGAAGCTTTTCAATGCGGCCTGCCAGTGAAGTTGAAGGTTGATTTTGATATCGCGCTGTTAATTGTTCATAAAGCGCTTGTTTCTCATCCAGGAATTCATAGATACCTTGCAATTTTTGGCAACGGTTATCAATGTCTTGTTTTAGGCGCTTTAAAGCCTGATGGGCTTCATTGATACGCGCTTTGCATAGGGTAATTTCGGTTTGCAGCTGTTTACCTGTATACACCGGTCGTTGTACATTTTTTCCAAAAAAATTTGACATCTTTAATTTACCTCAATCAGAGCATGAAAGGGGTCATTCCAGCGGAATGGACAGATTATATACATTTTTTTGAAGGCTGTCCATCCAGTACTAAATGCAGTAGCCACCACAGGCATTGGCCTGTGGTGGAATTATTTAACGCTTGGCGACTGCCAGGCCTTTTAAGATAGTAAGGGCAGCGTACAATTGATAATCTTCGTGAAGCAGGGTTTGATCATCTTTTGCAGAGGCATTCGTTTTACTTTGTTCGCCTTTTTCATCCTTGTTCAGTAGATGCCCACTCAAATCGGCTTCACTGAAACCGGCAAAACCACCTGCTTTCGGGTCAGCTTTGGGTACAGCGATCTCTTCGACCACGATGTCAGGGGTAATACCTTTTGCTTGAATAGAAGTTCCAGAAGGCGTGTAATACAATGCGGTAGTCAATTTGATTCCTCGTTTGTCATCAAGAGGGAGCACTGTTTGTACCGAGCCTTTACCAAAACTTTGCGTGCCGAGAATAATAGCGCGTTTGTTATCTTTCAGTGCACCGGCAACAATTTCTGAGGCAGATGCAGAGCCATTATTAATGAGTACTACTAATGGCGCATTGTTCAAGATATCACCCGGATTAGCCAAGGCAGTAAATTTTGAGCCAGGGAGGCGGCCTTGGGTGTAAACAATGAGTTCAGGTTTGCCAGCCTTGCTTGTATCAAGGAAAGCATCGGAGACTTGGATTGCTGAGTCCAACAACCCGCCTGGGTTATTACGTAAATCCAGAATAAGGCCTTTAAGTTTACCGCCAGACTGTTGTTTTAACTGGCTAATCGCTTTTTCCATATCTTCGCCAGTCATCGCCTGGAATTGGGTGAGGCGCACATAGCCATAGCCATCGT is from Legionella donaldsonii and encodes:
- a CDS encoding S41 family peptidase codes for the protein MYNKRLYFGAITVWVSTSLLFPLQAYTAEETSTKRIPMEDVQRFSNAIGQIKKYYVKPVDDKELFDNAIRGMLSGLDPHSTYLDEDAFKELQTSTSGEFGGLGIEVTMEDGVVKVVTPLVDTPAFKAGIKAGDYIIKLGNQSVQGISLKEAVELMRGKEGTTLDLTILRKGENKPLNFSLVREKILIKSVKSKLLDDGYGYVRLTQFQAMTGEDMEKAISQLKQQSGGKLKGLILDLRNNPGGLLDSAIQVSDAFLDTSKAGKPELIVYTQGRLPGSKFTALANPGDILNNAPLVVLINNGSASASEIVAGALKDNKRAIILGTQSFGKGSVQTVLPLDDKRGIKLTTALYYTPSGTSIQAKGITPDIVVEEIAVPKADPKAGGFAGFSEADLSGHLLNKDEKGEQSKTNASAKDDQTLLHEDYQLYAALTILKGLAVAKR